A single window of Cottoperca gobio chromosome 9, fCotGob3.1, whole genome shotgun sequence DNA harbors:
- the srrd gene encoding SRR1-like protein, with amino-acid sequence MSDTGEEWQVARRRKGAARKSKSLQVSSNSTCYQEQLDIGKTVKRIRETVSELKCEGFWQEWKKQLLVAQGSASLLKPPEKRDTDGPTEDGRPCQQLECVCYGLGSFSSCVSARFQLAMLLLLLDAGQIPLKDCFIYDPAFSSGERDVLRELGLTVLTENEEGKRLADKPTLFYLMHCGKALYNNLLWRNWSTQCLPLMKIIGNSFNGMMDRTIEREFQRDYSYITQAASVCEERQLPCPSRLIDVFSDTAIITFQTSCLNRLPQSTWGEPPEPQYKHCPDLEIIQRETQS; translated from the exons ATGTCGGACACCGGGGAAGAGTGGCAGGTGGCCCGGCGACGAAAAGGCGCCGCGCGGAAATCAAAATCACTTCAGGTGTCCTCAAATTCAACATGCTACCAGGAGCAACTGGATATCGGAAAAACTGTCAAACGAATCAGAGAAACAGT GTCTGAGCTAAAATGTGAGGGATTTTGGCAAGAGTGGAAAA AGCAGCTGCTGGTGGCACAAGGATCAGCATCCCTCTTAAAACCTCCAGAGAAAAGGGACACTGATGGCCCCACAGAAGATGGCAGACCCTGTCAacagctggagtgtgtgtgttatggccTTGGCTCATTTTCCTCCTGTGTCTCAGCTCGCTTCCAGCTTgccatgttgctgctgctgctggatgcaGGACAG ATTCCACTGAAGGACTGCTTTATTTATGACCCCGCGTTCTCATCTGGAGAGAGGGATGTTTTGAGGGAGCTGGGTCTGACTGTACTCACAGAAAATGAG GAGGGGAAGCGCCTGGCAGATAAGCCCACACTCTTTTACctgatgcattgtgggaaagCCCTGTACAACAACCTTCTGTGGAGGAATTGGAGTACACAATGTCTTCCTCTGATGAAAATCATTGGGAACAGCTTCAATGGCATGATGGACAG AACAATCGAGAGAGAGTTCCAGCGGGACTACAGCTACATTACTCAggctgcatctgtgtgtgaggagagacAGCTGCCTTGTCCATCCCGTCTGATTGACGTCTTCAGTGACACTGCAATCATCACCTTTCAAACCAGCTGCCTTAACAGACTCCCACAATCCACCTGGGGAGAGCCGCCTGAGCCACAGTACAAACACTGCCCTGATTTGGAGATTATTCAGAGGGAAACGCAGAGCTGA
- the LOC115013677 gene encoding uncharacterized protein LOC115013677, which produces MTDSAVKPRSQSCHLNVCCILQSSYGYFLSQFGEDHPQTSSSKEFLCTITKQAVKVERSLRQAGADCMEQTVECLTSTSDAVLEQMVLMTGIRSITHRDGLQEYRKKHKELKAAVAKELGFIVTNGIVTSIVNEEEKSSDQETGNGKEAEGGGSPAVEDASESQQEQPEKESLVKSAAIANGHVVEPAEESQHEEKADAGDSDRAASDAEVKIVNGESEVRAAGQETESSAPHEVNSNITNGEVKSDATADEMKSNEVNGEINGAGDVTVSPSVLKSKGTWADVVSKADGAGKTAVNGVAGNITANGEAEE; this is translated from the exons ATGACAGACTCGGCTGTGAAGCCTCGATCGCAATCATGTCACCTCAATGTCTGCTGTATACTACAATCATCTTATGgttattttctctctcagttTGGAGAGGATCACCCTCAGACAAGCAGCAGCAAAGAGTTTCTGTGCACCATAACCAAGCAAGCAGTGAAGGTGGAGCGCTCTCTCAGACAGGCAGGAGCTGACTGCATGGAGCAGACAGTGGAG tgtCTAACTTCCACATCTGATGCTGTGCTGGAGCAAATGGTTCTGATGACAGGGATCAGGAGCATAACACACAG AGACGGGCTCCAGGAGTATaggaagaaacacaaagaactgAAGGCAGCGGTGGCAAAAGAACTGGGATTCATAGTAACTAACGGGATCGTCACCTCGATTGTGAACGAAGAAGAGAAAAGCTCAGATCAAGAAACGGGAAACGGGAAGGAAGCTGAGGGTGGAGGAAGCCCAGCAGTGGAGGATGCCAGCGAGAGCCAACAGGAACAGCCAGAGAAAGAGAGCTTGGTGAAGAGTGCTGCTATAGCTAATGGTCATGTGGTGGAGCCGGCTGAAGAGAGCCAACATGAGGAGAAAGCAGATGCAGGAGACAGTGACAGAGCAGCTTCAGATGCTGAGGTCAAGATAGTTAATGGGGAGTCAGAGGTCAGGGCTGCAGGACAGGAAACTGAGAGCAGTGCACCACATGAAGTAAACAGCAACATAACCAATGGAGAGGTAAAATCTGATGCAACAGCTGATGAGATGAAGTCAAATGAGGTTAATGGTGAAATAAATGGAGCCGGTGACGTCACTGTAAGCCCATCAGTCCTTAAGAGTAAAGGAACATGGGCAGATGTCGTTTCAAAAGCCGATGGAGCAGGAAAAACAGCAGTCAATGGAGTAGCAGGTAACATCACTGCTAATGGAGAAGCTGAAGAGTAG